In Deltaproteobacteria bacterium, the DNA window CCATGTTAATAAACGCGCCGCTACCGCCGGTCCTAGCCCAGGGTTTGAGATCGACTTTTTTTAGATCCGAAACGAAAAAAGTTTTGGTAATCGGAATCCCCTCGCCCAATTGCCACTTATCGTAAAAGGGAATGTTATCCATCACGTTATCGGCTTGTTCCGCTGGTTTCGACATGATTATCCTCCGAGAAAAACTCTCTGGTTCAATATCGTATAGGTGGGCCGAAATCAAGTTGCGCCGACGGCAACCGCCATGGACCTCGGTGGAAAAGCCTAGTAGCCGCCAAGAAGCATTGACAACTAACGGGAAACTCTACTAAATGCACGTTAATGTCGGCGCCGCGGTTAGGCGTTAGAGCGACCGGCAACCGCTCAGTTTGGGAAATAAAGGAGAATCAATTTGGCAACGACTGTTGAAGCACCCATGGTGGGCAAGATTTTAAAAATCGAGAAGAATGTCGGTGAACATGTCGAAGAAGACGATGTCGTGATTGTCATGGAAGCGATGAAAATGGAGATTCCGATCGTCGCGCCCGCTTCCGGAACCGTCAAGGAAATAAAAGTGGCGCCCGGCCAAGCCGTCGAAGCCGAACAAGCTCTCGCAATCATCGAATAAGCGCGGCAGAGCTTTTTCTCCCGCGTCTTCATTAAATCTAAGGAGAACCGATGGATATCTGGACCTTCGGCTGGACGGTGGCGTTGATCGGCATGGGTGGCACGATGCTCGTCCTGTGGATCTTGAGTCTGCTAATTTTAGTGATCAAAAAAGTTTTTCCCTACCAGCCGGAATCATAGTCTCCTTAGAGACTTAGAAAAGGTTAACCATATCACCATGGAATCAGCGTTAATTACTGGCCTACAGGGCCTAGTCGCCGGCATCGTTGGTCTCACCCTCGGCCAAGTCTTCATGATCACAGTCGCCTGCGTGCTGCTCTATCTCGGCATCGCCAAAGGTTACGAACCCTTGTTACTCGTCCCCATCGGCTTCGGTGCTATCATGGTTAACATTCCCTTGGCCGACATGATGGGCAAGGATGGCTTCCTGCGATTTTTCTATGATGCCGGCGTGCTGACAGAAGTGTTTCCACTGCTCATTTTCGTCGGCATCGGCGCCATGACCGACTTTCAGCCGTTGTTGCAGAATCCCAAAATTATCTTGCTCGGCGCGGCCGGACAGTTTGGCATCTTCATAACGCTCTTGCTCGCCTTGGCACTGGGCTTCGATAAGCTCGACGCCATCGCCGTAGCGGTCATCGGCGCTTGCGATGGACCAACTGCTATCTACGTCAGTTCGAAGTTCGCGCCGCATATGTTGGGTGCGGTATCGGTGGCGGCGTACTCTTACATGTCCTTGGTACCCTTGATTCAACCACCGATCATGCGCGCTCTCACCACCGCAAAAGAGCGAGCGATTATCATGAGCGCAGCCAAGTCAGCACCCATTTCCAAAAATGCGAAGATCGTTTTCCCCATTGCCGTCACCATCTTCGCATCCATCTTGGCGCCCAAAGGCGCGCCCTTGATCGCCACCATCATGCTTGGCAATCTGCTGCGCGAAAGCGGCTGCGTCGACCGGCTCAAGAGTTGCTCCGAGAACGAGCTCACCAACATCGTTACGCTGCTGCTTGGCCTGTGCATCGGCGCCACCATGGAAGCCGATAAGTTCTTGAAGGCGCAGACCCTGCTGGTTCTCCTGCTCGGCTTCATCGCCATCACCCTCGACACCGCAGTGGGCATTCTGTTCGGCAAGTTGATGTGCCTCATGACCGGCGGCAAGATCAATCCATTGATCGGCGCCGCCGGCATCTCGGCGTTTCCCATGTCAGCCCGCGTCGTCCAAGCCGAAGGGCAGAAATACAATAAGAAAAGTTATCTGCTCATGCATGCCATGAGCGCCAACGCCGCCGGCCAGATCGGTTCCGTCATCGCCGCGGCAGTGATGCTTTCGGTACTAAAAGGAATGGGAATTGTCGGCGGCTGATTAGGCGGTGCCCATGTCAAAATCGCGCGAAGAGCTAGAAAAAAAACTTGCCGGTCTGGAGCAGAAAGTCGCCGGCGGCGATGCCAAGACCACCGCGAAACTGCATGAACAGGGCAATTTAAATGCCCGCGAGCGCATCGACAAACTGCTCGACCCCGGAACTTTCGTCGAAGAGTTCATGTTGGCGGAAACCCCCTGCATGGACTTCGGCATGGCCGAGCGCAAGCAGCCCTCCGACGGCGTCGTCGTCGGCTTCGGCAAAATCGACGGCCGGCCGGTTTATGTCTACTCGCAAGATCGTTCAATTTTAGCCGGTAGCGTCGGCGCAGCCCACGCCGAGAAGATCGCCTACGCGATTCAGACCGCGCGCAAGGTCGGCGTGCCGGTGATCGGTCTCAACGACTCCGCCGGCGCGCGCATCCAAGAAGGGCTGAGCGTCACTTCCGCCATCGGCAAAATCTTTTTTGAGAACAGCATCGCTTCGGGCTGCATTCCGCAGATCTCCGCGATCATGGGGCCGTGCATCGGCGTCGGCTCATATTCGCCAGCTCTCACCGATATTATTTTGCAAGTGCAAAACTCCGGGCAGATGTTCATCACCGGCCCGGCGGTGATCAAGGAAGTCTTGGGCGAAACCGTCACCATGGAAGAGTTGGGCGGCAGCAAAATTCACTCGGAGATTTCCGGCGTCACCGATCTGGTGGCGAAAAACGATGACGAATGTTTGGCGATGATTCGCCGCTTGGTCGGTTTTTTACCGGCGAGCTTCGAAGAGAAACCGCCGCGCAAAACCGCAACCGACGATCCCAACCGCATGCTCGACAACTTGGAGAAGCTCGTGCCGGAGGACATGAAGCGCGCCTACAACATCACACAGGTAATCAAAGCCATCGTCGACGATGGCGATTTTTTCGAATTGAAAGCCAAGTTCGCGCGTAATCTAGTCATCGGCTTGGGCCGGCTGAATGGCGAACCGGTGGGCTTCGTCGCCAATCAGCCGATGTTTCTTGCCGGCAGCCTCGACGTCGACGCCTCAGACAAAGCCGCGCGCTTTATTCGATTCTGCGATGCCTTCAACGTGCCGATCGTTACACTGATGGACGTACCAGGTTTCTTCCCTGGCAAACAGCAGGAAGAAAAAGGCATCATCCGCCACGGCGCTAAGATGCTCTACGCCTACGCTGAAGCGACAGTGCCTAAAATCACTATCGTATTGAGAAAAGGCTATGGCGGCGCCAAGCAAGCGCTGTGCACCCGCGAGATGGGCGCCGATCAGTTATTCGTTTGGCCTGGTGTTGAGCTTGCGGTCATGGGCGGCGGTGGCGCGGTCAACGTGCTCTACAAAAAAGAAATCGACCAATCCGCCGATCCGGCGAAAACCCGCACGGAGAAACTTGCCGAGTATCTCGAACGCTTCAGCGGTCCCTTCGAAGCGCTTGCCAAACAGTTCGCCCAGGCGGCGATCCGGCCAGCCGACACCCGCAGGCGTTTGATTCAGTCTCTGGAAATGCTCCGCAACAAAAAGGAACAACGGCCGCGCAAGAAGCACGGCCTCATGCCGGTATAAGAAATTCGCTCGCTTCCGCCGCCCCTGGCAACGCGAAGTAAAACGTACTGCCTTTACCAAGTTCGCTTTCAACCCAAATCCGCCCGCCATGGGCTTCGACGATCTTTTTGCAGATCGCCAGTCCGAGTCCCGTCCCGCTGAGCGAACTGCCGGGATTGCTCTGCCCCTGGCGATAGATCTCGAAAATCGTATCGATGTCTTGTGGGGCAATGCCGACGCCGGAGTCCTTCACCCAGACCACCACCTCTGAGCCATCGCCTAGGCACGCGCCGACCCGGATCGTGCCGCCGGCCTCGGTAAACTTACAGGCGTTGCCATGAGATTCATCAGCACTTGATCGATACGCTGGCGATCGAGATAGACCAGATTCAGGCGCGGATCGATTTCCGCATTCAAGCGAATCCGCCTACTTTCAGCGGCAAAGCCATACTCCTGTAATCGATCCTGCACCAAGGCGGTGAGATCGACCTGGCCCTTGTTCAGTTGTAACTTGCCGGCATCGATTTTTGAGAGATCAAGAAAATCGCTGACATGGGCAAGCAGCCCTAGACAACTCAAGCGCACCTTGGCCAGCCACTTCTTTTGTAATTCCGGCACTGGGCCGAACAAGCCATCGTGCACCGACTCGATAATGGAAGATATATTGGACAGCGGCGAACGCAGATCATGGGCGACCATGGCGGTAAAATCGGCCAGGCTGCGTTCCGCCCGCTTGCGTTCGTCGATCTCCCGGCGCAGCTCTTCGTTGGCTTGCAATGACGAAGTGTAAAGTCGAGCGTTCTCCAGAGCAAGGGCGATTTGACGCGCCAGGGATTGCAGATATTGGCGCTCCTCGGGACCGAAGGATCGCGCGCCGCTGCTCAAAAGCGTCAACGCCGCCGAACCATGCTCGCCGCCCTGACCCACCGGCAATACCGCAACGGCGCTGATGACGCCTGCGCCAGCGCAGCCGGCGAGCTCCGGCACCGCGGCGAGATTGTCGACGTACCAAGGATTAACGCACTGGGAAGCGCACTGGGCAAAATCACCGCCCAGGCTTTGCCACACGCTCTCGAGTTCTTCGAGCGACAGCCCCGCCTTACTGGCACCGAACGTTTCACGACCGCCGATGGCTTGGCTAAAGCGCGCAAAGACATAATCGAATCCGCCATCCGAGACCAAACGGTTGAGCGCGCGATCGATGAGATCGTTCACCGAGAGCGTTCCAGCGATGTCTTGGGCGACGCCATGGAGCATCTCCAGCCGGTTCGCATGTGACTTCAACTGCTCCGCGCCGGTGCGCAGCAGCGTGATGTCGCGGGCGATCTGCGAAGCGCCGATGACGGCGCCGGACGGATCGTGAATCGGCGACAGCGATGCCGAAACGAAGAAGCGCTGGCCGTTGCGCTTGATCCGCTCGGTCTCGATGCGATTGATGCCCTTGCCGCTCTTGACGTACTCAAGATATTCATAAATCTCACCGGCGTGATCGGACGGCACCAGGAGCGCAATTTTCCGGTCTAAAACCTCAGCCGCTTGGTATCCGAACATGGACTCGGCGCCGTTGTTCCAACTGGTAATGGTGCCGTCCAACGTCATGCTGACGATCGCATCTTCGGAAGATTCGACGATCGCCGCCAGCCGCGATTTAACTTCACCGGCCTCGGCGCGAATCTTGACAAAATCGATGACGAACTTGCTGCCGATCAGCCAAGCGACACTGGTGGCGATCAAGGCAACGACAAACAGTAGCAAGAGATTGCGCACCAAGTCGCGCGTAACCGGACCGAACGCGACATCTTTGGGAACGCCCACCATGATATAAATTTGTCCGCTTGCCGATGCCACGGTCAACGGTTTGAAGGCGTAGAGCCGGTCG includes these proteins:
- a CDS encoding acetyl-CoA carboxylase biotin carboxyl carrier protein subunit codes for the protein MVGKILKIEKNVGEHVEEDDVVIVMEAMKMEIPIVAPASGTVKEIKVAPGQAVEAEQALAIIE
- a CDS encoding PAS domain S-box protein; translation: MRNIDTIHHLPSGDFLRQLRRRLLGIILVAVVPILGAILYQGKLARDVQLSEALEDSWAIVESVAIREARFIDSAKQLLTLLADISEVTRGDGASCNGFLKQLTEHNRIYVDLGVADANGDVQCRADEDGQSGLSLAKTSHFRAAIKAQKFAIGDYQRHGSARRKVLNFAYPIVDRDGATSAVIFAALDVAWIGQLASEHKLPEGAALSILDSKGTILARFPEPERWAGEHVPDAALFEMLQLRSQLANNLVGLDGVDRLYAFKPLTVASASGQIYIMVGVPKDVAFGPVTRDLVRNLLLLFVVALIATSVAWLIGSKFVIDFVKIRAEAGEVKSRLAAIVESSEDAIVSMTLDGTITSWNNGAESMFGYQAAEVLDRKIALLVPSDHAGEIYEYLEYVKSGKGINRIETERIKRNGQRFFVSASLSPIHDPSGAVIGASQIARDITLLRTGAEQLKSHANRLEMLHGVAQDIAGTLSVNDLIDRALNRLVSDGGFDYVFARFSQAIGGRETFGASKAGLSLEELESVWQSLGGDFAQCASQCVNPWYVDNLAAVPELAGCAGAGVISAVAVLPVGQGGEHGSAALTLLSSGARSFGPEERQYLQSLARQIALALENARLYTSSLQANEELRREIDERKRAERSLADFTAMVAHDLRSPLSNISSIIESVHDGLFGPVPELQKKWLAKVRLSCLGLLAHVSDFLDLSKIDAGKLQLNKGQVDLTALVQDRLQEYGFAAESRRIRLNAEIDPRLNLVYLDRQRIDQVLMNLMATPVSLPRPAARSGSARA
- a CDS encoding HAMP domain-containing histidine kinase codes for the protein MRVGACLGDGSEVVVWVKDSGVGIAPQDIDTIFEIYRQGQSNPGSSLSGTGLGLAICKKIVEAHGGRIWVESELGKGSTFYFALPGAAEASEFLIPA
- a CDS encoding sodium ion-translocating decarboxylase subunit beta — its product is MESALITGLQGLVAGIVGLTLGQVFMITVACVLLYLGIAKGYEPLLLVPIGFGAIMVNIPLADMMGKDGFLRFFYDAGVLTEVFPLLIFVGIGAMTDFQPLLQNPKIILLGAAGQFGIFITLLLALALGFDKLDAIAVAVIGACDGPTAIYVSSKFAPHMLGAVSVAAYSYMSLVPLIQPPIMRALTTAKERAIIMSAAKSAPISKNAKIVFPIAVTIFASILAPKGAPLIATIMLGNLLRESGCVDRLKSCSENELTNIVTLLLGLCIGATMEADKFLKAQTLLVLLLGFIAITLDTAVGILFGKLMCLMTGGKINPLIGAAGISAFPMSARVVQAEGQKYNKKSYLLMHAMSANAAGQIGSVIAAAVMLSVLKGMGIVGG
- a CDS encoding acyl-CoA carboxylase subunit beta produces the protein MSKSREELEKKLAGLEQKVAGGDAKTTAKLHEQGNLNARERIDKLLDPGTFVEEFMLAETPCMDFGMAERKQPSDGVVVGFGKIDGRPVYVYSQDRSILAGSVGAAHAEKIAYAIQTARKVGVPVIGLNDSAGARIQEGLSVTSAIGKIFFENSIASGCIPQISAIMGPCIGVGSYSPALTDIILQVQNSGQMFITGPAVIKEVLGETVTMEELGGSKIHSEISGVTDLVAKNDDECLAMIRRLVGFLPASFEEKPPRKTATDDPNRMLDNLEKLVPEDMKRAYNITQVIKAIVDDGDFFELKAKFARNLVIGLGRLNGEPVGFVANQPMFLAGSLDVDASDKAARFIRFCDAFNVPIVTLMDVPGFFPGKQQEEKGIIRHGAKMLYAYAEATVPKITIVLRKGYGGAKQALCTREMGADQLFVWPGVELAVMGGGGAVNVLYKKEIDQSADPAKTRTEKLAEYLERFSGPFEALAKQFAQAAIRPADTRRRLIQSLEMLRNKKEQRPRKKHGLMPV